In the genome of Aquificaceae bacterium, the window AAAAAATTTTAGCATATATTATTTTGAATTCCTTTTTAAGGAGGGCTAATATGCTAAGTAAAGAACAGCTTGAACTTTTGAGAGAAAAGCTCTTGGAGGAGAAGGCAAAACTTCTTGAACGCTACAAAAAGAAAGAAGACACACAGGCACGCATTGAGGAAGAGGTAAAGGAACCAGGAGACTTAGAAGACATAGGTCAGATGACCTACACGCAGGAACTTCTTGATACCCTGTCCTCAAGAGAGTTTTTCCTTATTAGAGAAATTGAACACGCCCTCAACAAGATGCAGGCAGGAACATACGGCATATGTGAATACTGCAACGAAGAGATACCCTTTGAGAGACTCTTGGCTATACCTTGGACAAGATACCATGCACATTGTGCGGAAAAGGCAGAAGAGGAAGGCATAGTGCCCACATACCCCGCCTTTACCTTTGAGGCAACCATACCAGAGGAGATGGAAATTCAAAGAGAAGACATAACAGAGGCATGAACTTTGAGTTTTATCTACCCGTTGAGATAATCTTTGGTATAGGTTCTGTAGACAAGGTGGGAGAGGTTGGTAAACGCTTTGGCTACAGAGTGCTCATAGTCACTGGAAGGAAAAGCTCAAAGGAGAATGGCTCTCTTCAAAGGGTGATTGAATCCCTTAGAAGAAACGGTGCGGAAGAAGTTCTGGTATTTGACGAAATTGAGCCAAACCCTACAGATAAGAGCGTAAACAAGGCAAGTGAGCTTGTGGTAAGGGAAAAGATAGACTACATTGTGGGTCTTGGTGGAGGTAGCAGTCTTGACAGTGCAAAAGCCATATCCATAGTTTCTTCCAATGAAGGCTACGCCTGGGACTATGTGAACTATCCTGAAGGTCCAAGGCTCATACCCTTCTTGAATAGACCTGTGATATGCATTCCTACCACTGCAGGCACGGGAAGCGAGGTAAACAGGTATGCGGTTCTTTCAAACCCCATAAGAAAGGAGAAGCTGGTTATATCTCACTCCTTAAACTACCCAAGGGTAGCCATAATAGACCCATCCTTGACTGTAAGTATGAACGCAAGGCTTACCGCCATAACCGGCATAGACGCCCTTATGCATGCCCTTGAATCCCTTACCAACAAACTTTCCAATACCTTCGCAGAAGAGTTTGCCATAAGAGCCATAAGCCTTATAAAGCAGTGGCTACCTATTGCCATAGAAGAGCCAGAAAATCTTCAGGCAAGGTCTTATATGAGTTATGCAAGCATGCTCGCAGGCATTGCCATAGACAGAAAAAGGGTAGCCCTCATACATGGCATGGAGCATCCCGTGTCCGCCCACTACCCTCAGGTAGCTCATGGAGAAGGTCTTTCCGCTTTGGCGGTTGCCATCACAGACTTTAATTACAAAGGAAATCCACAAAAATACGCCCTCTTTGCAGAGCTTATGGGTTATGAGCCAAAGCCTCACATGGCAGTAAAAGCCCTTGAGGACTTCTTAGAAAGGGTTGGTATGAGACTTAGCCTAAAAGACCTTGGCGTGGAAAAGGAAAAACTTGAAAGGCTTACAGAGGATGTGTATATGCTCTCAAGAGGCTTGTTTGCCATAAACCCCGTAGAGCCTACCCTTGAGGACGTGCAAAGGCTCTATGAAAGGGCATATGAGGGATATTGAGTGTCAATATTTATGATTTAACGCATAGTCTTTTATTAAGAATTTCATTATATTGTAATACACTTTAAAACTCTTAGGAGGTGCTAACATGTATGGAAACTATATAGTGGATGTTCCAGAGGATGCAGTGGTTAATATTAACTACGTGGTGCTCAAAGAGGGTGTTACCATTGACGATGTGGCGGAAAAGGTGGCATATTTGTGCGAGCATGTGAAGACTTACCACTCAGACACGGGCTTTTACGGAGGTTTTGTGGCACTCAACACTGGCGGTGTATCCCTTGAGGGCTCAACCGCAGGTCAGACCACAGAGCACCCACTCAAAAACAGAGAAGTGCTTATCATTACCTTCTGGAGGTCCTTGGAAGACCACGAAGAATCCCACAGAAGCGAAGGCTTTAAAAAGCTCTTTAAGGAGCTAACAGAGCTTGCAGAAAGCACCTACGAAGTGGTCTATCAGATGCTCTGGCAAGGTAAAGCCTACGACCCAGAAACGGCAAAGAAGGCAAGGGAAGCAAAAGAGAAACACTGCGTCAACTGTTAATCTTCCCAATACTCCGCCCCACAGTCTTCCTTTTCCCAAACCACAACCTTGGAGACTGTGGGGTATTTTTCTTTGACCTTCTCATAAATCCACTTTGCCATATTCTCCGCACTTGGAGAGAAGTCCACAAACTCGTTCAAAAGCCTGTAGTCTGGCAATAGCTCTCTCAAGAAGGCGTCAACCTCCAAGAAATCGTAGCCCATACCGCCTGCATCCACCTTGTCCGCCCTTATGTGCACCTCTACCATCCATGTGTGTCCATGAATAGGCTCTGGAGCACCATGATAGTCTGTTAGAAAGTGAGCCCAGCTAAATTTTTTCCTCACTATCACATTCCAAGGCATTAGTCTATCTCCTCTCCTCTTATTAGCCTCTGTGCATAGTTTACACAAGCCAAGACCATAAACCACAAGGCGTGATTGTTGATATCCTCAAACTCTTCTTTGACCCACAGACTTCCATCTTCCCTTTTGACTAACTTTATGTATTCAAAGGCTTTTAGAGCCAAGGCTTTGTTTGAAACCTTCTGTAGGATCTTCTCCTTTATCTCCTCAGGAAGCGGTAGCTCTTGCATGCTTATCCTCCCTAAAAGAAAATATAAAAAGTGGCACAAGCCCAAAGTAAAAGTTCCATAGTCTGAATTTATAAGTATAGCCGAGAAATAGGCTATTTTCAGAGGGAATTGGTAGCTCAAAGTATGAGCCTAAGTATGACTTTTCCCTTTCCTTTTCCAAAACTAAAAGTAAGCAGTTAGTTGGTGGAAGGATTTTGAGCCATGAACCCTCCTGCCAGAAGAGGGTGGACTTTTTACTAAAGGAGATTACCCCTTTACCTCTCTTGAGCTCCTTAAGGAAGTCCTCTTTGCTTTCTATCCTTTTACTGCTTATGAGAAAGTTGCGTAGAATCCTAAAACTGTGCGTATAGTTTGGAAACAAAAACCTTATGCCCACTTCCCTTATGTATACCTTTACATGGTGGTCAAGCCCTGCAACTATTGGATTTTTTATACCCATCTTCATATACATAAGAGCGTATCTTTTTATGTCCACAAGCCTCTTTATAAAGTTCAAAGCCAAGTTTATGGAGATTAAAGACCTTAGAGTTATGTAAGGCAGGAGAAAGAAAAGGAGCATTTTTCTCTCAAGCAGAGCATCCTTTAGGTCTATTAGCTCAAAAAGATAATCTTCTGGAAGTGGTAGACGCCATTTGTATTTTTCCTTGAAGGGATGTGCTACCACTTTTAGGTCTCCCACTTCAAGAATATCTCCAAGCACTCTACCCTTTTCATCTGTAATCTTTACTTCCTTACCCGCTATTATGCCCTCATCCGCAAAGTATTTTATATGGTCGTTGTCGTGGTCTGTAATTATGAGAAAATCTATATCTTCTTCCCTTGAAGCCTTTTTTAGGTCCTCTGGTTTTCCAAGAGAGTCGTAGGAAAACTGTGTATGGATATGGAGCTCAAAAGAATACAAATATACAGGTGGTAGCTCTGGGAAACTCGTCTTATTTACCTTTTCAACCTTAAAAAACCTTATAGGATAAAGCTCTGCAACCAGTATATATACTGCAAAGAGAAGGATTGCCAGAAGTATGTAGGTCATCCCACTCTTGTTTTTAATCTCACTTCTTCCATAGTTTCTTTGGCTATCTGTCTTGCCTTTTCTGAGCCTTCCTCAAGTATATGTATAAGAAGCTCCCTGTCTTTGGCAACTTGTTCTCTTTTTTCTCTGATAGGTTTAAGAAAAGCCTCAAGACCCTCAAGCATGATTTTTTTACAGTCCACGCATCCAAGTTTACCACTTTTGCATTCCCTTTCTATTTCTTGAGTTCTTTCTGATGGAGAGAAAATCTTATGGTAGAAAAACACAGGGCATATCTCTGGTCTTCCGGGGTCTCCTCTTCTTAGCTTTTGTGGGTCTGTGTAAAAGCTCATGACTTTCTTCTTTACCTCTTCTTCGCTGTCCGCAAAGTATATGGCATTGTTATAAGACTTGCTCATCTTCCTTCCATCTGTGCCTGGAAGCCTTGGAGTTTCTGTGAGTATAGCCTGAGGCTCTGGAAAGGTTTCTCCGTATAGGTGATTAAACCTTCTTGCTATTTCCCTTGAGAGTTCTATGTGAGGTAGCTGGTCTTCTCCCACAGGGACTGCCTGAGCCTTGTATATGAGTATGTCCACTGCCTGAAGCACGGGGTAGCCTAAAAAGCCGTAAGTGTCCGTGTCGTAAAAGTCCCTCTTTGAGACATTGAGTTCCTTAAACATTTCCTTATCCAGATATCCCTCAAAGAGAGCGGTTATAAGAGCGTCAGATATGGTGTCAAGAAGGAGCTCCTCAAGAGCGTCAAGGTCCTCAACCTTGTAAGGAAGTTTTGCCACAAGGGTCTTTACGTGGTCTCTAATACCACCTTTAAACATAAGGCTAAGGTCCGCAATTCTAAGGAGGTTATACTTAGTATCTTTGTAAGTGGGGTTCCACTCAAGCCAGCTCTTGGGTGTTATCATGGAAAATATGAGGAAAAGCTCCGCGTGTTCCTTTACCTTTGATTGTTGAAATACCACACTCTTTTTTGGGTCAATGCCTAAAGTAAGCCAGTCTATTAGCATATCTTCTATGTTTTGAGGTATCTCCTCTACCCTTTTATAGCCTGTAGTGAGGGCATGCCAGTCCGCCACCATATAAAAGGTTTCGTGCTCCTCTTGGAGTTTTACCCAGTTTTTTATCACACCAAAGTAATGCCCAAGGTGCAGTTTACCTGTAGGTCTCATACCGCTTAAAACTCTCATGGTCTAAATATTAAAACACAGTTGACGATTATATTTGTTTTGACTTTTAAAAAACAGTAAAAACTAAAGCTGTGTTGAAATGGCTATCTTCAACATAAGGGGTTCGGAGCTAACCCAACCTCAACCATAAGGCTTTCTGTGATAAAGTTTATCTCTTCCTCGGTAAGGTAGGGATGGACTGGTATGGAAAAGACTTCTTTTCTGAATTTTTCTGCATTCGGTGTGGGTAAGTGCTCTGCGCCTCTTAGCTGGTGCAAAAGATAGCTATAATAGACCCTTGCGTCCACACCCTTTTCTCTTAGTTTTTCCACTATGGCGTCTCTGTTGGGATGCCTTAGGGTATAAAGATGGTATACGTGGTATGCTCCTTCTCTTTCCACAGGATGGACAAAGCCGCCGTTTAAGGATTGCATATACTTAAATGCATTCTCCCTTCTTTTTTGGTTGTGCTCTTCAAGCCTTTTTAGCATAAGGTATCCTATGCCTGCTTGAAACTCGGTTATCCTAACATTAAAGGCAGGGTGGTCTCCAAAGTCTATCCACTTTTTAATCTCTTTAGCGAGTTTGTCACTGTTTGTGGCTATTGCACCACCTTCTCCCATAGGTAGGTTCTTGGAGGCATAAAAGCTAAAGGCGGAAATATGCCCGAGAGAGCCAGCCCTTTTGCCCTTCCAAAGAGCTCCGTGAGCTTGAGCGGAATCTTCAAGCACATAAAAGCCATATCTTTCAGAGAGCCACATAATGGCGTCCATATCCGCAGTCTGTCCGTATAGATGCACGGGTATAACCACCTTTGGTCTGTATTTTTTTACCGCATCCTCAAGTTGCTCAGGGTCCATGGTATAGTAATTGTCCACATCCACCACCACTGGCACACCACCCGCAAGATAGACCGCATCAATGGTTGCCATAAAACTCATAGCAGGGACTATTACCCTTTTTCCCTCAACACCAAGAGCCTTCAAAGCTATAAAGAGAGCCACAGTTCCAGAGCAAACAGTAAATACATGCTTTACACCAAGGTATTTGGCAAACTCCTCTTGAAAGAGAGAAGTCCACTTACCCCTTGTTATCTGTCCACTTTCCAATATCTCAAGGACAAGCTCTTTTTCCTCCTGTGTAAACCTCTGCTCAATAATTTTAATCATAATCAGACCAATATATGCCTAATGCCTTTGCAAAGTTGCGAAGGGTAAATTATATCAAATCCATAACAGTTGCAAATTTTCACAAAAGCTTAAGCAAAGTTTCCAACTTCTCCGCATCAGTGAAGCTCGTAGACAAGTCCGCAGTAGGATGTCCATAAAGACCGCAAAGGGCAACCACTTTGGTGTCCGTGTGCTTTTTCAAAAGCCTTATTACAAAGTCTGTCCTGTAGCAATGGACTCCCACAAGCACCGTTAGGTCGTGTTTCCCGTGCAGGACCGCATGGTGTGGGTTTGGTGGGTCCATCTCCACTGTAGGGTCATACTTTTTGAGCTTTGGTCTGTAGTCAGGCAAGACCTTTACATTAAACTTCCCAACCTTTTCTATCAGTTCCCTTACAAGCCTTGCCTTGTTTTGTAGCTCCTTATCTCCAAAGTCCCAAAAGAGCAAGGGTCCCACCACCAGCGTGGGTCTTTCCGACTCCCTTATCCACTTTGCAAGGGTTTCAAAGGCTTGCTGGTAGCTAAGGACTTCTTCTCCTATGGTTGCCTCCCCGAGGAAAACTTCCCTTTGCATAGAGGTTCTTGTCCTGTCCTCCTCAGGCGTCGGCACTGCCTTAGGCTTTTTGTAATAGGAGGGTTTAAAGTCCACAAGGTAAGGTGAAAAGTCAAAGCTAAGCTCCCTTTTACCAGTTCCTTCTTTCACATCTTCCTTTATGGAAAGGCTCTTGTAGAGGTCTTCTTTTATGAGGTCAAGCTCCACTGTAAACTCTCCATGATATGCCTTTTCTTCCTCTTCCACTCCAAGACTGTAGCAAGTGGTCCCTACTATATCAAAAAGCACACCCTTGGCACCTTCTTGAAAAGCCCTTCTGAATATCTCATACCGCTTTTCGTAAAACTCATAACAGCAGTGTCCTATGTAAGTGTATCCATTCTGAGCACACCAAAGGAGCGTATCCCTCAAAAGCTCAAAGGAGGTTATAGTAATAGGTATCATGCCCTTTTGGTAAGCGAGCCTGTAGGCATCTCCTACCGTGCAACCTCCACACTCCCCACAGTCGTCAAGATGTCTATAGTCGCACCAGCGAGGCTTGGCACAGTAAGGCAGAAGCATAACCTTAGCCTTTTCTATGTTTTCTATAAGCCCACCACCTATGGACGCTATTATGTTATTCAGTCTTTTTTTTTCTATACCCAAGTCTATTCCCTCTATTTTCCGCAGAGGGAAAAGCACAGCCTCTACAAGGTCATCCACTGTAAGGTTTAGCCCTTCCCAGTCCCTTTGAGAGAAGAACTCCCTTATTCTCTTTTCCACATCCACTATGGGTGTGTGCTTTAGATAAGCCTCAAGGTCGTATATGAGCCTTTGAGGTCTCACGAAAAAGTCTCCGTTTATTATTACCTGTTGGAGGACCTTGCTCTGCAGGTCCACCTTGGCGGAAACCCTAAAGGTTCCACCAGGGCATCTGTATATGCCATAGAGCATTTCACTATCTTCAGGTGCCTTCTTTACATGATAGACCCAATCATCACTTCTAAAATAGTCCCTTTTTTCTTCAAGTAGCCTTATCTCCTCCTGTGTAAGGTCTCCCCACTCAAATTCAATGTTGAGTTCTTCCCTTAGACCCTCAAGGAGTGCGGAAAAAACCTCTTCCTTGGGAGGCAGATACCCCAAAGCCCTCTTTACCCACTCAACCCTGTCCTCTGCGGATTTTATACCCTTTGAGGTGAGCTTTTCCACAGGAATCTGCAGGGACTTTAGCATCCTTTCCACGTTAAAGTCCATAAGCACCGTTCCTTGATATAGGAAAGCTCTGCCTTCAAAAACTCCACCTGTGCCAGATATCTTTCTGCCCTCCACCTCTATGTCATTTCTTGGTCTAAACTCCGCCCTTATTCCAAGTTTTTGAAGTCCCTTTGCCACACCGGTGCATATTTTCCTTGTAAGCTCTTCGTAGCTAAGGTTTCCAAGCTGGTCGGTGGTGGCTATAACCTCCCAACCTATCTGCGTTTCGTCAAAGTATATGGCACCACCGCCTGTTATCCTTCTTCCTACCTCTATGCCCTCTCTTTGTGTATATTCAAGCCTTACCTCTTGCTCCACAGCTTGATGAAAGCCCACAAGCACGCACTCAGGTTTAAACTGCAAAAACCTTATAGTGGGTGGAATTTTACCTTCGGACATTAAGTCCAGCATTATCCTATCAAGTGCTATGTTCTCATAGTGAGGTCTTTGACCTGTATACAAAACTCGCCACATACCTGCCTCCTTTTTAAGTTCAAGTAAATTTTAGGCTTTTGTGTGGATTGTTTTTGTGATATGCGTCAGATTATCTCAAGAAAGGCTGTGGTAGGCTTTTAACAGGTTATGAGTTTTCTTGTCAAGTTTCAAAGCCTTTGGGTCATCTTTGCAGTCCTTTTAGGTTTGTATTTGAGTAGGTTTGAGGTTATAAGGGAAATCTCTGGCTACCTTATAACGCCCTCCTTGGTTCTTATGCTCTTTGGTCTATTTCTTGGCATGCCCTTTAGAGAAGTGTTAGATGCTTACAGGAACCGTAGGTTTTTCCTTATAAGCCTAATGGTTAACTTTCTCATTACTCCTGCGGTTGCATATCTTCTTGGGTATATATTCCTAAGGGAAAATACAGCCCTCTGGATAGGCTTTGTGATGCTCTTAGTCACTCCTTGCACTGACTGGTATCTTATCTTCACCGCCATGGCAGGCGGAAACCTACCCCTTAGCACCTCCATACTTCCTGTGAACTTTTTTATGCAGGTAGCCCTTTTACCCTTTTATCTGGAGCTATTCTTTTCTAAGGAAGGCTTTGTTAACCTCTGGTCTATTTTGGAAAGCATAGCCTTTGTGATAGTGTTGCCCCTTCTTACTGCCCAAGCCCTCAGAAGGTTAAGGTTTTCGGAGAGGCTTTCCTTCTTAGTGAATTTCCAAAGCCTTTTTCTCTTTATTGCCATCGTATCCATGTTTGCCTCTCAAGGTCAGGCTATAACCCACAACCCCTTTTTGCTCTTGAAAATGCTTCCACCTCTTCTTATCTTCTTTCTCTTTGCCTTTTTAGTAGGTGTTTTTCTTGGACGCCTTTTACTCAGGAGCTACCAAAACACTGCCAGCTTGACCCTTACCCTAATGGCAAGGAACTCACCCATAGCTTTGGCTATAGCCCTTACCGCCTTTGAGAACGAACCTCTTATAGCCCTTGCCTTGGTGATAGGACCCTTGGTAGAACTGCCCGTGCTCTTTTTAGCAGTAAGAGGGCTTTTACTCTTAAAGAAATTGAGCTTATAATTTTCCCATGCAAAAGCCTTGGGAAGGCAGGTTTAAAGAAAAAACAGAGGAGTTTGTGGAGAGGTTTACCCAGTCGGTAAGTTTTGACAAGGAGCTTGCCCTGTGGGATATAAAACAAAGCAAAGCCCACGTAAAGACCCTACAAAAGGCTGGAGTGCTTACAGAAGAAGAAGCTCAAAAACTCCTTCTTGGTCTTGAAGACATA includes:
- a CDS encoding TraR/DksA family transcriptional regulator produces the protein MLSKEQLELLREKLLEEKAKLLERYKKKEDTQARIEEEVKEPGDLEDIGQMTYTQELLDTLSSREFFLIREIEHALNKMQAGTYGICEYCNEEIPFERLLAIPWTRYHAHCAEKAEEEGIVPTYPAFTFEATIPEEMEIQREDITEA
- a CDS encoding iron-containing alcohol dehydrogenase, translated to MNFEFYLPVEIIFGIGSVDKVGEVGKRFGYRVLIVTGRKSSKENGSLQRVIESLRRNGAEEVLVFDEIEPNPTDKSVNKASELVVREKIDYIVGLGGGSSLDSAKAISIVSSNEGYAWDYVNYPEGPRLIPFLNRPVICIPTTAGTGSEVNRYAVLSNPIRKEKLVISHSLNYPRVAIIDPSLTVSMNARLTAITGIDALMHALESLTNKLSNTFAEEFAIRAISLIKQWLPIAIEEPENLQARSYMSYASMLAGIAIDRKRVALIHGMEHPVSAHYPQVAHGEGLSALAVAITDFNYKGNPQKYALFAELMGYEPKPHMAVKALEDFLERVGMRLSLKDLGVEKEKLERLTEDVYMLSRGLFAINPVEPTLEDVQRLYERAYEGY
- a CDS encoding ligand-binding protein SH3 gives rise to the protein MYGNYIVDVPEDAVVNINYVVLKEGVTIDDVAEKVAYLCEHVKTYHSDTGFYGGFVALNTGGVSLEGSTAGQTTEHPLKNREVLIITFWRSLEDHEESHRSEGFKKLFKELTELAESTYEVVYQMLWQGKAYDPETAKKAREAKEKHCVNC
- a CDS encoding 6-carboxytetrahydropterin synthase, which encodes MPWNVIVRKKFSWAHFLTDYHGAPEPIHGHTWMVEVHIRADKVDAGGMGYDFLEVDAFLRELLPDYRLLNEFVDFSPSAENMAKWIYEKVKEKYPTVSKVVVWEKEDCGAEYWED
- the trpS gene encoding tryptophan--tRNA ligase, with translation MRVLSGMRPTGKLHLGHYFGVIKNWVKLQEEHETFYMVADWHALTTGYKRVEEIPQNIEDMLIDWLTLGIDPKKSVVFQQSKVKEHAELFLIFSMITPKSWLEWNPTYKDTKYNLLRIADLSLMFKGGIRDHVKTLVAKLPYKVEDLDALEELLLDTISDALITALFEGYLDKEMFKELNVSKRDFYDTDTYGFLGYPVLQAVDILIYKAQAVPVGEDQLPHIELSREIARRFNHLYGETFPEPQAILTETPRLPGTDGRKMSKSYNNAIYFADSEEEVKKKVMSFYTDPQKLRRGDPGRPEICPVFFYHKIFSPSERTQEIERECKSGKLGCVDCKKIMLEGLEAFLKPIREKREQVAKDRELLIHILEEGSEKARQIAKETMEEVRLKTRVG
- a CDS encoding DegT/DnrJ/EryC1/StrS family aminotransferase, translated to MIKIIEQRFTQEEKELVLEILESGQITRGKWTSLFQEEFAKYLGVKHVFTVCSGTVALFIALKALGVEGKRVIVPAMSFMATIDAVYLAGGVPVVVDVDNYYTMDPEQLEDAVKKYRPKVVIPVHLYGQTADMDAIMWLSERYGFYVLEDSAQAHGALWKGKRAGSLGHISAFSFYASKNLPMGEGGAIATNSDKLAKEIKKWIDFGDHPAFNVRITEFQAGIGYLMLKRLEEHNQKRRENAFKYMQSLNGGFVHPVEREGAYHVYHLYTLRHPNRDAIVEKLREKGVDARVYYSYLLHQLRGAEHLPTPNAEKFRKEVFSIPVHPYLTEEEINFITESLMVEVGLAPNPLC
- a CDS encoding carbon monoxide dehydrogenase beta subunit family protein; amino-acid sequence: MWRVLYTGQRPHYENIALDRIMLDLMSEGKIPPTIRFLQFKPECVLVGFHQAVEQEVRLEYTQREGIEVGRRITGGGAIYFDETQIGWEVIATTDQLGNLSYEELTRKICTGVAKGLQKLGIRAEFRPRNDIEVEGRKISGTGGVFEGRAFLYQGTVLMDFNVERMLKSLQIPVEKLTSKGIKSAEDRVEWVKRALGYLPPKEEVFSALLEGLREELNIEFEWGDLTQEEIRLLEEKRDYFRSDDWVYHVKKAPEDSEMLYGIYRCPGGTFRVSAKVDLQSKVLQQVIINGDFFVRPQRLIYDLEAYLKHTPIVDVEKRIREFFSQRDWEGLNLTVDDLVEAVLFPLRKIEGIDLGIEKKRLNNIIASIGGGLIENIEKAKVMLLPYCAKPRWCDYRHLDDCGECGGCTVGDAYRLAYQKGMIPITITSFELLRDTLLWCAQNGYTYIGHCCYEFYEKRYEIFRRAFQEGAKGVLFDIVGTTCYSLGVEEEEKAYHGEFTVELDLIKEDLYKSLSIKEDVKEGTGKRELSFDFSPYLVDFKPSYYKKPKAVPTPEEDRTRTSMQREVFLGEATIGEEVLSYQQAFETLAKWIRESERPTLVVGPLLFWDFGDKELQNKARLVRELIEKVGKFNVKVLPDYRPKLKKYDPTVEMDPPNPHHAVLHGKHDLTVLVGVHCYRTDFVIRLLKKHTDTKVVALCGLYGHPTADLSTSFTDAEKLETLLKLL